From Scomber scombrus chromosome 9, fScoSco1.1, whole genome shotgun sequence, one genomic window encodes:
- the pmt gene encoding phosphoethanolamine methyltransferase isoform X1: protein MEKVRDNMTEFWKEHSKAATMEEMMLDSRARELTEHELPEILSMLPSLAGYRVLELGAGIGRYTSHLLTNATHVTAVDFMESFVERNRQENGHHSNATFIQADVTKLEVPKNSIDLIFSNWLLMYLSDKELNSLIEKMLSWLRPGGFLFFRESCNHRSGDCKRDFNPTCYRTEAQYNHMISTVIEDTEGGQKFGFDVVLKRKVQTYIEMKNNPNQICWLLEKVPRSSDTQNGFNTFQQFLDNKQYTNRGILRYEKMFGAGYVSTGGPSTTKEFVDLLNLKPGQKVLDVGCGIGGGDFYMAKSFGVEVLGLDLSENMVDIAMERAITEKLPSVQFEVADATKRPFPEGTFDVIYSRDTILHIDDKLALFKHFHSWLKPGGQLLISDYCCGEKPWTPQFEAYVQQRGYILYTPAQYGKFIEEAGFCNVLADDRTAQFIQVIKTELQRAEAIKDEFIEEFSEEDYFAIVNGWKEKLGRSNSGDQRWGLFHATRV from the exons ATGGAAAAAG TTCGTGACAACATGACAGAGTTTTGGAAGGAGCACTCCAAGGCCGCCACAATGGAGGAGATGATGCTGGACTCGCGTGCCAGGGAGCTGACTGAGCATGAACTGCCGGAGATCCTCTCCATGCTGCCCAGCCTGGCTGGATACAGAGTGCTGGAGCTGGGAGCCGGCATCGG TCGTTACACCAGCCACCTGTTGACCAATGCCACCCATGTGACAGCTGTGGACTTCATGGAAAGCTTTGTTGAGAGGAACAGGCAGGAGAATGGTCACCACAGCAACGCCACCTTTATCCAAGCTGACGTCACAAAGCTGGAAGTCCCCAAAAACAG CATTGACTTGATCTTCTCCAACTGGCTGCTGATGTATCTGAGTGACAAGGAGCTGAACTCGTTAATTGAGAAAATGCTGAGCTGGTTGCGGCCTGGCGGCTTTCTTTTCTTCAGAGAGTCCTGTAACCACCGTTCAG GTGACTGTAAGAGGGACTTCAACCCCACCTGCTACCGCACTGAGGCACAATACAACCATATGATATCAACAGTAATTGAGGATACAGAGGGGGGCCAAAAGTTTGGTTTCGACGTTGTGCTGAAAAGGAAAGTTCAGACCTACATTGAG ATGAAAAATAATCCTAATCAGATCTGCTGGCTGTTGGAGAAGGTCCCTCGCTCTTCAGACACCCAGAACGGATTCAACACCTTCCAGCAGTTTCTGGACAACAAACAGTACACCAACCGTGGCATTCTGCGCTATGAGAAGATGTTCGGGGCTGGTTATGTCAGCACAGGCGGGCCCAGCACCACCAAG GAGTTTGTGGACCTTCTGAACCTGAAGCCTGGTCAGAAGGTTTTGGATGTTGGCTGTGGCATTGGTGGAGGAGACTTCTACATGGCAAAG TCTTTTGGAGTGGAAGTGCTCGGCTTGGACCTGTCAGAAAACATGGTGGACATTGCCATGGAGAGGGCAATCACTGAGAAGCTACCATCA GTCCAGTTTGAGGTGGCAGATGCTACGAAGAGGCCGTTCCCAGAAGGTACCTTTGATGTAATCTACAGCAGAGACACAATCCTGCACATAGATGACAAACTCGCCCTCTTCAAACACTTCCAT TCATGGTTAAAGCCAGGAGGCCAGCTTCTTATTAGTGACTACTGCTGTGGGGAGAAGCCCTGGACACCACAATTCGAGGCCTACGTCCAACAGAGAGGCTACATCCTCTACACACCAGCACAGTATGGCAag TTCATTGAAGAAGCTGGTTTCTGCAATGTTCTGGCAGACGACCGGACAGCTCAGTTCATCCAGGTGATCAAGACAGAGTTGCAGAGGGCAGAAGCTATCAAGGATGAATTCATTGAG GAATTCTCTGAAGAGGACTATTTTGCAATAGTTAACGGATGGAAAGAAAAACTGGGACGTTCCAACAGTGGAGACCAACGATGGGGATTATTTCATGCAACAAGGGTTTGA
- the pmt gene encoding phosphoethanolamine methyltransferase isoform X2: MTEFWKEHSKAATMEEMMLDSRARELTEHELPEILSMLPSLAGYRVLELGAGIGRYTSHLLTNATHVTAVDFMESFVERNRQENGHHSNATFIQADVTKLEVPKNSIDLIFSNWLLMYLSDKELNSLIEKMLSWLRPGGFLFFRESCNHRSGDCKRDFNPTCYRTEAQYNHMISTVIEDTEGGQKFGFDVVLKRKVQTYIEMKNNPNQICWLLEKVPRSSDTQNGFNTFQQFLDNKQYTNRGILRYEKMFGAGYVSTGGPSTTKEFVDLLNLKPGQKVLDVGCGIGGGDFYMAKSFGVEVLGLDLSENMVDIAMERAITEKLPSVQFEVADATKRPFPEGTFDVIYSRDTILHIDDKLALFKHFHSWLKPGGQLLISDYCCGEKPWTPQFEAYVQQRGYILYTPAQYGKFIEEAGFCNVLADDRTAQFIQVIKTELQRAEAIKDEFIEEFSEEDYFAIVNGWKEKLGRSNSGDQRWGLFHATRV, translated from the exons ATGACAGAGTTTTGGAAGGAGCACTCCAAGGCCGCCACAATGGAGGAGATGATGCTGGACTCGCGTGCCAGGGAGCTGACTGAGCATGAACTGCCGGAGATCCTCTCCATGCTGCCCAGCCTGGCTGGATACAGAGTGCTGGAGCTGGGAGCCGGCATCGG TCGTTACACCAGCCACCTGTTGACCAATGCCACCCATGTGACAGCTGTGGACTTCATGGAAAGCTTTGTTGAGAGGAACAGGCAGGAGAATGGTCACCACAGCAACGCCACCTTTATCCAAGCTGACGTCACAAAGCTGGAAGTCCCCAAAAACAG CATTGACTTGATCTTCTCCAACTGGCTGCTGATGTATCTGAGTGACAAGGAGCTGAACTCGTTAATTGAGAAAATGCTGAGCTGGTTGCGGCCTGGCGGCTTTCTTTTCTTCAGAGAGTCCTGTAACCACCGTTCAG GTGACTGTAAGAGGGACTTCAACCCCACCTGCTACCGCACTGAGGCACAATACAACCATATGATATCAACAGTAATTGAGGATACAGAGGGGGGCCAAAAGTTTGGTTTCGACGTTGTGCTGAAAAGGAAAGTTCAGACCTACATTGAG ATGAAAAATAATCCTAATCAGATCTGCTGGCTGTTGGAGAAGGTCCCTCGCTCTTCAGACACCCAGAACGGATTCAACACCTTCCAGCAGTTTCTGGACAACAAACAGTACACCAACCGTGGCATTCTGCGCTATGAGAAGATGTTCGGGGCTGGTTATGTCAGCACAGGCGGGCCCAGCACCACCAAG GAGTTTGTGGACCTTCTGAACCTGAAGCCTGGTCAGAAGGTTTTGGATGTTGGCTGTGGCATTGGTGGAGGAGACTTCTACATGGCAAAG TCTTTTGGAGTGGAAGTGCTCGGCTTGGACCTGTCAGAAAACATGGTGGACATTGCCATGGAGAGGGCAATCACTGAGAAGCTACCATCA GTCCAGTTTGAGGTGGCAGATGCTACGAAGAGGCCGTTCCCAGAAGGTACCTTTGATGTAATCTACAGCAGAGACACAATCCTGCACATAGATGACAAACTCGCCCTCTTCAAACACTTCCAT TCATGGTTAAAGCCAGGAGGCCAGCTTCTTATTAGTGACTACTGCTGTGGGGAGAAGCCCTGGACACCACAATTCGAGGCCTACGTCCAACAGAGAGGCTACATCCTCTACACACCAGCACAGTATGGCAag TTCATTGAAGAAGCTGGTTTCTGCAATGTTCTGGCAGACGACCGGACAGCTCAGTTCATCCAGGTGATCAAGACAGAGTTGCAGAGGGCAGAAGCTATCAAGGATGAATTCATTGAG GAATTCTCTGAAGAGGACTATTTTGCAATAGTTAACGGATGGAAAGAAAAACTGGGACGTTCCAACAGTGGAGACCAACGATGGGGATTATTTCATGCAACAAGGGTTTGA